In Vagococcus luciliae, one genomic interval encodes:
- the plsX gene encoding phosphate acyltransferase PlsX: protein MKIAVDAMGGDNAPKAIVEGVMLAKKDFPDIEFLLFGKESAIKEYVTDDKNITIIHTDEKIESDDEPVKAIRRKKQASMVLAAQAVKEKQADALFSAGNTGALLAAGLFVVGRIKQVERPGLMTTMPVFTGEKGAGFDFIDMGANADNKPEHLLTYGILASYYASQVRGVENPRVGLLNNGTEDTKGSELTKKAFELLKEEPSLNFVGNVEARDLFNGVADVVVTDGFTGNAVLKSIEGTAQAIMSNLKSSILDSGLKGKMGALLLKDSLKDLKQKMDYSNHGGAVLFGVKAPVVKTHGSTGPDAVRHTIRQIHTMLEKDVVNNLVAYFDEHQA, encoded by the coding sequence ATGAAAATAGCGGTAGATGCTATGGGTGGTGACAACGCACCAAAAGCCATTGTTGAAGGTGTGATGTTAGCCAAAAAAGATTTTCCAGATATTGAATTTTTATTATTTGGAAAAGAATCAGCGATTAAAGAATATGTAACAGACGATAAAAATATTACCATCATTCATACAGATGAAAAAATTGAAAGTGATGATGAGCCAGTAAAAGCTATTAGACGTAAAAAACAAGCCTCAATGGTTTTAGCGGCACAGGCTGTTAAAGAAAAACAAGCAGATGCTTTGTTTTCTGCTGGTAACACAGGCGCTCTTTTAGCTGCAGGATTATTTGTTGTGGGACGTATCAAACAAGTTGAACGCCCAGGACTGATGACAACGATGCCAGTTTTTACAGGTGAAAAAGGGGCTGGATTTGATTTTATTGATATGGGAGCAAATGCTGATAACAAACCGGAACATTTGTTAACATATGGTATCTTAGCTTCTTATTATGCTAGTCAAGTTCGTGGCGTGGAAAATCCTCGTGTCGGTCTTTTAAACAATGGGACGGAAGACACAAAAGGAAGCGAGCTAACAAAAAAAGCATTTGAACTATTAAAAGAAGAGCCAAGTCTAAATTTTGTTGGGAACGTGGAAGCCAGAGATTTATTTAATGGTGTCGCGGATGTGGTTGTGACAGATGGTTTTACTGGAAATGCCGTGTTAAAATCCATTGAAGGAACAGCACAAGCAATTATGAGCAATTTAAAATCATCCATTTTAGATAGTGGTTTAAAAGGTAAAATGGGGGCATTGCTACTAAAAGATAGTTTGAAAGACTTGAAACAAAAAATGGACTACTCAAATCATGGTGGTGCTGTATTATTTGGTGTAAAAGCACCTGTTGTTAAAACACATGGCTCAACAGGACCAGATGCGGTGAGACACACAATTAGACAAATCCATACCATGCTTGAAAAAGATGTAGTAAACAATTTAGTTGCTTATTTTGATGAGCATCAAGCATAG
- the recG gene encoding ATP-dependent DNA helicase RecG has translation MKQLSDSVGTLSGVGPKRVETLKTLHIETINDLLTHYPFRYDDIQEKKLEEISDQEKVVLKGIAISDGVVNYYGHKKSRLVFRMMVEQAVITVTFFNQPFLKNKIHSSEEIAVFGKWDAKRKSLTGLKIMATQQQEEEFAPIYSVNKHIKQQTLVQLIKQGFEGYGELVEENLPDYLLEKYRLMPKQQAVKAMHFPESIEENRLARRRLAFEEFFLFQLKMIQLKEEETAKEHGNPILYNVEELKKFIQTLPFELTNAQKRVVNEICADMRSPYHMHRLLQGDVGSGKTMVAALALFAAYSASYQGALMVPTEILAEQHMESLSELFENTPVRVALLTGSTKAKARRQILAELSEGEIDILVGTHALIQEEVQFSNLGIVITDEQHRFGVNQRKILREKGNHPDVLFMTATPIPRTLAITAYGEMDVSIIDELPAGRKPIETRWALPKQLDSILETMRELLKQGQQAYVICPLIEESEMLDVKNATEIYEHLSAFFSPTYHVDLLHGKMKADEKDAIMQKFKDNNTQVLVSTTVIEVGVNVPNATMMVIIDADRFGLAQLHQLRGRVGRGQQASYCVLIANPKSEQGKERMKIMTETTDGFVLSQKDLEMRGPGDFFGAKQSGLPEFKVGDMVADFIMLETAREEAINLWKHPEWVHDKSFAPLAKSIDSATYQLNHLD, from the coding sequence GTGAAACAATTAAGCGATAGTGTAGGAACACTTAGTGGTGTTGGGCCAAAACGTGTGGAGACACTCAAAACATTACACATAGAAACGATTAATGATTTACTGACACATTATCCGTTTCGCTATGACGATATCCAAGAAAAAAAGTTAGAAGAAATTAGTGATCAAGAAAAAGTAGTCTTAAAAGGTATTGCCATTTCTGATGGGGTAGTCAATTATTATGGGCATAAAAAAAGCCGTTTAGTTTTTCGAATGATGGTGGAGCAGGCTGTTATAACTGTGACGTTTTTTAACCAACCCTTTTTAAAAAATAAAATTCATTCGTCAGAGGAAATTGCAGTTTTTGGTAAATGGGACGCAAAGAGAAAGTCGTTAACAGGTCTCAAAATCATGGCGACACAGCAACAAGAAGAAGAATTTGCGCCAATTTATAGTGTGAACAAACATATCAAACAACAAACGCTAGTTCAACTGATTAAACAGGGGTTTGAAGGGTATGGCGAGTTGGTTGAAGAAAACTTACCAGATTACTTATTGGAAAAATATAGATTGATGCCTAAACAACAAGCTGTAAAAGCCATGCATTTTCCAGAATCAATTGAAGAAAATCGTTTAGCAAGACGGCGCTTGGCTTTTGAAGAATTTTTCTTATTCCAATTAAAGATGATTCAACTAAAAGAAGAAGAAACAGCTAAAGAACATGGGAATCCTATTTTATATAATGTGGAAGAGTTGAAAAAATTTATTCAAACATTACCATTTGAGTTAACCAATGCTCAAAAACGAGTTGTCAACGAAATTTGTGCTGACATGAGAAGTCCTTATCACATGCATCGTTTGCTTCAAGGAGATGTAGGGAGTGGGAAAACGATGGTGGCGGCATTAGCGTTGTTCGCAGCTTATAGTGCGTCTTATCAAGGGGCGCTGATGGTACCAACAGAAATTTTAGCAGAACAACATATGGAAAGTCTAAGTGAATTGTTTGAAAATACGCCAGTTAGAGTAGCGTTATTAACTGGTTCGACAAAAGCGAAAGCACGTCGTCAAATATTAGCTGAGCTTTCAGAAGGTGAGATTGACATTTTAGTTGGGACACATGCCTTAATTCAAGAAGAGGTCCAATTTTCTAACTTGGGGATTGTCATTACAGATGAGCAACATCGTTTTGGTGTGAATCAACGAAAAATATTACGAGAAAAAGGCAATCATCCAGATGTGTTGTTTATGACGGCAACACCGATTCCTAGAACATTGGCTATCACAGCTTATGGTGAAATGGATGTCTCGATTATTGATGAATTGCCAGCCGGAAGAAAACCAATCGAAACACGTTGGGCCTTGCCCAAACAATTGGATAGTATTTTAGAAACTATGCGTGAGTTACTAAAACAAGGACAACAAGCATATGTGATCTGTCCGTTGATTGAAGAGTCAGAGATGCTAGATGTAAAAAATGCAACGGAAATTTACGAGCACTTATCTGCCTTTTTCTCTCCGACGTATCATGTTGATTTATTACATGGCAAGATGAAAGCTGATGAAAAAGACGCCATCATGCAAAAGTTCAAAGACAATAACACACAAGTATTGGTTTCAACAACTGTTATTGAAGTGGGCGTGAATGTGCCAAATGCTACGATGATGGTCATTATTGATGCAGATCGTTTTGGTTTAGCACAGCTTCACCAGTTACGCGGACGTGTTGGACGTGGGCAACAAGCGTCTTATTGTGTGTTGATAGCTAATCCAAAGAGTGAACAAGGAAAAGAACGGATGAAGATTATGACTGAAACAACAGATGGGTTTGTTTTAAGTCAAAAAGATTTAGAAATGCGAGGTCCTGGAGACTTTTTTGGAGCGAAACAATCAGGGTTACCAGAATTTAAAGTTGGTGATATGGTAGCTGATTTTATTATGTTAGAAACAGCAAGAGAAGAAGCTATCAATCTTTGGAAACACCCTGAGTGGGTACATGATAAATCGTTTGCACCATTAGCTAAGAGTATTGATAGTGCAACATATCAATTAAATCATTTAGATTAA
- a CDS encoding DAK2 domain-containing protein — MELKAINGGQFQAMVQVGANRLNQNAEFVNSLNVFPVPDGDTGTNMDLSMTSGAKAVREATSEHVGELAAILSKGLLMGARGNSGVILSQLFRGFSKKIEDKEVLNAQDLADAFKNGVEVAYKAVMKPVEGTILTVSRGAAIAAEKKAKESDDALEVMEAALKGAKKALAKTPDMLPVLKEVGVVDSGGQGLVFIYEGFVESLSGKVVESEIYQPSPAQMEEMVNAEHHRSVQSHMSTDDIKFGYCTEIMVKIGEGPTVDDTFDYDTFRNYLNEIGDSLLVVADDEIIKVHVHTEHPGEVMNYGQKFGSLIKIKVDNMRLQHESLMDTPNASNADMPKEKMPYGIISIAAGKGIQELFSSMGVNHVISGGQTMNPSTEDIMLAIQAVNAENVIILPNNKNIFMAADQAAEVSDVPTIVIPSKTISQGMTALLGFNDQVSLEENQKNMLDMLEGVTSGQVTTAVRDTSIDGVEIKKDDNLGMVEGKIVVSTPSRFDASLETLKQMMTEDTEIVTILIGEDGTSEEASLLEEALLEMDSDLEVEIHQGDQPVYPYLFAAE; from the coding sequence GTGGAACTAAAAGCAATCAACGGAGGGCAATTTCAAGCAATGGTACAAGTCGGCGCCAATAGACTGAACCAAAACGCAGAATTTGTCAATTCTTTAAATGTTTTCCCTGTGCCAGATGGCGATACGGGAACAAATATGGATTTATCAATGACTAGTGGAGCAAAAGCTGTTAGAGAAGCAACTAGTGAACATGTTGGTGAGTTGGCAGCTATTTTATCTAAAGGTCTTTTAATGGGGGCACGTGGTAATTCTGGTGTTATCCTATCACAATTATTTAGAGGATTTTCTAAAAAAATTGAAGATAAAGAAGTCTTAAATGCGCAAGATTTAGCAGATGCATTTAAGAATGGTGTTGAGGTAGCATATAAAGCGGTTATGAAACCAGTTGAAGGGACCATTTTAACAGTATCACGTGGAGCAGCGATCGCAGCCGAGAAAAAAGCTAAAGAAAGTGATGACGCTTTAGAAGTTATGGAAGCGGCTCTTAAAGGGGCTAAAAAAGCATTAGCTAAGACGCCTGATATGTTACCAGTTCTAAAAGAAGTTGGGGTTGTAGATAGTGGTGGACAAGGATTAGTATTTATTTATGAGGGCTTTGTTGAATCGTTATCTGGAAAAGTCGTCGAAAGTGAGATATATCAACCTTCTCCAGCTCAAATGGAAGAAATGGTCAATGCTGAGCATCATCGTAGTGTACAAAGTCATATGTCAACAGATGATATTAAATTTGGTTACTGTACAGAAATCATGGTGAAAATTGGTGAAGGACCAACAGTTGATGACACATTTGACTATGATACATTTAGAAATTATTTAAATGAAATTGGTGATTCATTATTAGTTGTGGCTGATGATGAAATTATTAAAGTCCATGTTCATACAGAACATCCGGGAGAAGTAATGAATTATGGCCAAAAATTTGGTTCATTAATTAAAATTAAGGTGGACAATATGCGCTTGCAACATGAATCATTAATGGACACACCAAACGCATCTAATGCTGATATGCCAAAAGAAAAAATGCCATATGGTATTATTTCAATTGCAGCAGGTAAGGGAATACAGGAATTGTTTAGTAGTATGGGCGTCAATCATGTAATTAGTGGTGGACAAACAATGAATCCAAGTACTGAAGATATTATGCTAGCTATTCAAGCAGTAAATGCTGAAAATGTGATTATTTTACCTAATAATAAAAATATTTTTATGGCAGCAGATCAAGCAGCAGAAGTCAGTGATGTTCCAACCATTGTGATTCCATCAAAAACAATTTCTCAAGGAATGACAGCGTTACTTGGTTTCAATGATCAAGTATCTTTAGAAGAAAACCAAAAAAATATGTTAGATATGCTTGAAGGGGTAACAAGTGGTCAAGTAACGACAGCTGTTCGTGACACAAGCATTGATGGCGTTGAAATTAAAAAAGACGATAACTTAGGAATGGTTGAAGGCAAAATTGTGGTATCAACCCCAAGTCGTTTTGATGCAAGTTTAGAAACACTAAAACAAATGATGACTGAAGATACTGAAATTGTGACGATTTTGATTGGTGAAGATGGGACAAGTGAAGAAGCTTCATTACTAGAAGAGGCATTGCTTGAAATGGATAGTGATTTAGAAGTTGAGATTCATCAAGGAGATCAACCAGTTTATCCTTATCTATTTGCAGCTGAATAA
- a CDS encoding Asp23/Gls24 family envelope stress response protein gives MAVKIKTQAGTIEISNDVIATVVGGAATDIYGIVGMASKNQIKDNLNDILGKENYSRGVVVRQEENGVAVDVYIMVSYGTKISEVSRNVQEKVKYNLETMLGVVANSVNVFIQGVRVQPE, from the coding sequence ATGGCTGTAAAAATTAAAACACAAGCTGGAACCATTGAAATTTCAAATGATGTGATAGCAACAGTTGTCGGTGGTGCTGCCACAGATATTTACGGGATTGTTGGTATGGCAAGTAAAAATCAAATTAAAGATAATTTAAATGATATTTTAGGTAAAGAAAACTATTCTCGTGGGGTAGTCGTTCGTCAAGAAGAAAATGGTGTAGCAGTGGATGTGTACATCATGGTAAGTTACGGAACAAAAATTTCTGAAGTAAGTCGTAATGTACAAGAAAAAGTTAAATATAATCTTGAAACAATGCTTGGCGTTGTTGCAAACTCAGTAAATGTTTTTATCCAAGGTGTGCGTGTGCAACCTGAATAA
- the rpmB gene encoding 50S ribosomal protein L28, whose translation MAKQCYITGRKARTGNNRSHAMNASKRTWGANLQKVRILVDGKPKKVWVSARALKSGKVERV comes from the coding sequence ATGGCAAAACAATGTTATATAACTGGTCGTAAAGCAAGAACTGGTAACAACCGTTCTCACGCAATGAACGCATCTAAACGTACTTGGGGAGCTAATCTTCAAAAAGTCCGTATTTTAGTTGACGGTAAACCAAAAAAAGTTTGGGTTTCTGCTCGTGCTTTGAAATCTGGTAAAGTTGAACGCGTTTAA
- a CDS encoding thiamine diphosphokinase yields MKKSIIVLAGSDKTLWPSMNIFDEASHIIGVDRGAYEGVRHGLSIDMAVGDFDSLSPEELSYVKKHVEKVTQYPAEKDETDTEIGISVASELSDDAKIILIGGTGGRLDHFLANLWLPCQERFKTIATRFVIKDNQNTISYFFPGEYTIKKESDKKYLAFVCLTPMTHLSLYDAKYQLDDVEVLQPTSYASNEFVSGTTRFSFASGLMCVIQSKDK; encoded by the coding sequence ATGAAAAAGTCGATTATTGTGTTGGCTGGTAGTGATAAAACATTGTGGCCAAGCATGAATATATTTGATGAAGCTAGTCATATTATTGGGGTTGATAGGGGAGCTTACGAGGGTGTTCGTCATGGATTATCTATTGATATGGCGGTAGGAGATTTTGACTCGCTAAGTCCTGAAGAACTTTCGTATGTTAAAAAACATGTGGAAAAAGTGACACAATATCCAGCTGAAAAAGATGAGACGGATACTGAAATTGGTATTTCTGTCGCTAGCGAATTATCAGATGATGCTAAAATTATCCTGATAGGTGGTACTGGCGGGCGTTTAGATCATTTCTTAGCTAATCTATGGCTACCATGCCAAGAACGGTTTAAAACGATTGCTACAAGGTTTGTGATAAAAGACAATCAGAATACAATTTCTTATTTTTTCCCTGGTGAATACACCATTAAAAAAGAGTCAGATAAAAAATACCTCGCATTTGTGTGCTTAACACCTATGACACATCTATCTTTATATGATGCAAAGTATCAGTTAGATGATGTAGAGGTATTACAACCAACGTCATATGCTAGTAATGAGTTTGTTTCAGGAACGACTCGCTTTTCATTTGCAAGTGGCCTTATGTGTGTCATTCAATCAAAAGACAAATAA
- the rpe gene encoding ribulose-phosphate 3-epimerase, producing MVKIAPSILSADFSKLGEDVKRVDHAGADYIHIDVMDGQFVPNITFGPALISSIRPVTDLVFDVHLMMVEPERFIEEFAKAGSDIITVHAESTKHLHRVIQQIKASGVKAGVVINPGTPVEMIKPVLSMVDLVLVMTVNPGFGGQKFITECLDKVTDLAELRKEKHYIYEIEVDGGVDDETAKKCVEAGADVLVAGSYVYKYDDVAEPIKKLKEAGK from the coding sequence ATGGTAAAAATAGCACCTTCAATTTTAAGCGCTGATTTTTCAAAATTAGGAGAAGACGTTAAACGTGTGGATCATGCAGGAGCGGACTACATTCATATTGATGTGATGGATGGTCAATTTGTTCCGAATATTACGTTTGGTCCAGCACTTATTTCATCTATTCGACCTGTCACTGATTTAGTGTTTGATGTGCATTTGATGATGGTTGAACCAGAGCGTTTTATTGAAGAATTTGCTAAGGCAGGATCTGATATTATTACCGTTCATGCTGAAAGTACGAAACATTTGCACCGTGTGATTCAACAAATCAAAGCAAGTGGTGTGAAAGCTGGCGTGGTGATTAATCCAGGAACACCTGTCGAGATGATAAAACCAGTATTATCTATGGTTGACTTAGTATTAGTGATGACTGTTAACCCAGGATTTGGCGGACAAAAATTTATTACTGAATGTTTAGATAAAGTGACAGATCTAGCGGAATTAAGAAAAGAGAAGCATTACATCTATGAAATTGAAGTAGACGGTGGTGTAGATGATGAAACGGCTAAAAAATGTGTTGAAGCTGGAGCAGATGTGTTAGTTGCTGGATCATATGTTTATAAATATGATGATGTAGCTGAGCCAATTAAAAAATTAAAAGAAGCAGGTAAGTAA
- the rsgA gene encoding ribosome small subunit-dependent GTPase A, which yields MPKGQICKALSGFYYIDYKGKRYQTRARGNFRNRNITPLVGDWVEFESTNETDGYILDVYERKNDLVRPPVANIDQGVVVSSCVEPNFSTNLLDRFLVTLSEKDIDPIIYVTKMDLANGEERNHMAVIQTEYEKIGYPVLLAEKDSLEDLTHFFKDKLTVFMGQSGAGKSTLLNQLSPELSLKVGEISESLGRGRHTTRHVELVDLFGGLVADTPGFSSIDFLEMTLEELPKRFPEFVVASVYCKFRECKHRHEPKCEVKKRVENGEILASRYDHYLQFYDEIANRKPIYKKNK from the coding sequence ATGCCTAAAGGACAGATATGTAAAGCATTAAGTGGATTTTATTACATTGATTATAAAGGTAAACGTTATCAAACACGAGCACGAGGTAATTTTAGAAATCGAAATATTACACCCCTTGTGGGAGATTGGGTAGAATTTGAGAGCACAAATGAAACAGACGGTTATATTTTAGATGTTTATGAGCGTAAAAATGATTTAGTTAGACCACCAGTTGCTAATATTGATCAGGGCGTTGTCGTATCAAGCTGTGTTGAACCTAATTTTTCAACGAATCTTTTAGATCGCTTTTTAGTTACTCTATCTGAAAAAGACATTGACCCGATTATTTATGTGACCAAAATGGATTTAGCCAATGGAGAAGAACGCAATCATATGGCAGTCATCCAAACAGAATATGAAAAAATAGGCTATCCTGTTTTATTAGCCGAAAAAGACTCATTAGAGGATTTAACGCATTTTTTCAAAGATAAACTAACTGTATTTATGGGGCAATCAGGTGCTGGAAAGTCAACTTTATTAAATCAATTATCCCCAGAACTATCATTAAAAGTGGGAGAGATATCTGAAAGTTTAGGCCGTGGTCGTCATACAACAAGGCATGTGGAATTGGTTGATTTATTTGGTGGATTGGTGGCGGATACTCCGGGATTTAGTTCCATTGATTTTTTAGAGATGACTTTAGAGGAATTACCTAAACGTTTTCCAGAATTTGTTGTGGCGTCTGTTTATTGTAAATTTAGAGAATGTAAACATCGTCATGAACCAAAATGTGAAGTAAAAAAACGGGTGGAAAATGGGGAGATATTAGCGAGTCGTTATGACCATTATTTACAATTTTATGATGAGATTGCTAATAGAAAACCAATTTATAAAAAAAATAAATAA